AAACTATCAAAATCAACTTCTAATCATTTTAAAATTAAATTACTTTGTGGTTGTTGTTGATAATAAAAATTAGCAAACTTTTTGCTTTGTTCTTTTAAAACTAAAATCCCTTGTAAATTAACATCTTGAATTGTTGTAATATTATTGCCCCCTTAAACTAGTCTTATCTTAGCAAGATGATTTTAAAAAAAGAGAAAATAATACTTAATTAACATCAATAAAAAATAAAAACATACCTGTTTAGGTATGTTTTTATTTTTTTCACATTAAGCCATTTTTGCTAATCTTGTTGCAATTGATGGTTTATCTTGCGCTCATAGAATAATAATAAAGATTGTTCCAATAACTGTGGCCATTAATATTCATTGTAACAGTGAAGTTAATCCAAAAATTAATTTTCCTTTCTGGTCACTTGGACATTCTGTTCCTAGCAGCATACATCCAATTGGTGTAATATTAAAGAACCACAAAATAAAATTTAATCAACATAAAATCATATTTAATAAAGATGCTAATAGTCTTTTAACTAACATAATACGTCCTTCTTTCTTATGATTAATATGATTTCATTATATCACAATTATGTCAGAAATAAATTTGCTTTCCTAACCCCATTTAATTTAAAACCCGCGTTAATGGGTAACGTTTACTCATAAATTTCTTATTAATTAAAAAGGCAATAATAAACATTAATCATAAACCAAGGAAACTAATTAAATAATCAACTCAAATAATATCGTTTGAAACATAAGCAATCATATTCCAAATTATTTGGAAACGGACCATATTGATTCCCCAAATCCCAATTGGAATTGCTATAACTCAACTAATTAAGATGATTGGTAAGTAAATCATAAACAAACGGTTAAAGACTCATCAATCAGAATATCCTAAGGCTTTAAAGGTATTTAAGACTTTTAAGTTATCTTTAATAATGATATTTGTAATAATAAAGATTTGGAAAATACATGCTAAAATAGTGGCAATTAAAATTAATATATAAATAATGAATAATAAGGCTTGTAAATTCAAAGTACTACTCATAGTTTTGTCTAAATTCATCGCCCCTTGATAAACAATTGCTCCATCATAGCTGGGGTCTTTGCTAATTTCATAATTACCATTTTTTTCATAAATTCCTAAATAATTAAATAAACTATTTGTTTTACCTGTTGAATATAATGTTCGTAAATCTTTCTGGGTTAAGTGAGAATTAATATATCAGTTAACTAAAACATTATTTTTGGGTCCATTTCAAAAGTTATCAACAACAATATAAAAACTAGCCCCTTCAGCTTCAAAACTTTGATTAATAATATCACCAATATTAAAATTACTAATAAAATTTATTCCCTTATTAATAATAATTGGATAAACTTTAACTGGATAATTATTTTGATCTCAATTTGGATCGGATTCATGAAATCATTTTTTGGAATGAATCAACTCTTTCATCGCTGCAACGTTACGAATCGCAGTATTAACTTTTGGACTAAACATACCTTTTTTGGCATATTCTAATAAACTATTACTTCCCTCATCAAAACTATCAATCCCATTAAAAAATCACTCCATTGATAAATCTGTTGATAAATTTGGTTTAAATAAAATATTATCATCGCGATAATTATAAAATTCAAGCGAAGAGGCATGTAAATATTTTAAGTTATACGGTTGGGAAAAGTTATTATAAAAATTTTTAATTGCTAAATCATCTGCCGAATTACGATTGGCTTTTTGATAAGAATCTAAAAAACCATATAAATCACCAATATTTAGTGCCTCATAACCATTAATACTATAATTGTTTACAAATAATTCTTGATATTCTGGCCCATAAATAATTGGTTCATAACCAATCGTAATAATACCATTTTCTTGACTAACTTGGTCAATAATATATCCATAAATACTATTATCAATTAGATTAGTAATTTCTTCATAATATTTCGTATTCTGACAATTTTTAGCATATCAATCATATGTTTTTGCATAAAATCATAAATATTTTAAACTCGTTATCTTTGAAGGCTCACCCAAGGTTGGACCACAAACTGTTTGTTGAGGGGTAATAACTTTTTCTAACACTAGTTCTTTTGTAAAAACTTCCTCATTGGGATTTAAAATTTTTTTCCCGGCAACATTAGGGTCTTTAATTTCATCAAAATTTTCATAAACTAAAAAATCATATGGAGGCGACTTGGTTTCATAAGAATTATCATAATTATAAGCATAGTGTCAATTTAAATTATTTTTTAAATTATAGCTCACTTGCCCAAAATTAAGAATAGTTGTAAAGGCTGAAAACAACATTGCCCCCGAAATACTTGTCGCAATAATCGTTAATAATAATTTTCATTTTGCGGTTGTTGCAAATTTTAAGGTTATTTTTTTCTGAAAACTTAATTTGGTGAAAAAATGAGCTCAAAAAGTATTTTTTGGGATTTTAGGTTTTTTGATATTAGTCATCATTAATTTTAAAGCGGGAACACGAATGCTTATTAGAATAAAAATTGTTGCATATAAACAAATTGCTAAAATTGGAAAAACAATAATTGTTAGAATTGTTCAATGGGTAGGAACTGACAAATAAGCTGTAAATTCTAAAAAGTTTTTATATGTAATATTTAAAATAAAGGAGAATATTCAGCTTGATAATAACGATAAGGAAGTAATAATCAACGCCAAAAAGAAAAAACATGTTACTAAATTAGTTGTTATTGTTATTGTTGAATAACCCTGGGCTTTTAAATTACCAATGATGGTACGATTCGTTGCCAATAGTTTATTAATAATCATACTAATCATAATAAAACAAGAAACAACTAATAAAATCGAAATTGCACTAATTAACGATCACGTCATTGTCTCTTTTGCTTTAATAAAATTTGCAATTTCATCTAACGGACTTCAAGGTTTTTCTCAATTATTAAATTTTGCGTTATTAAATAAATTAGCAAGATCATATCAACTATTTTGGTCTTTTAAAAAACCAGGGTTTAATTCATCTTGGAGTGAATAAACTGCCCCATAAAAATTATAACTATCATTTGTAATAAACTTGTCATTTTCACTACTCATTGAACTTTTGATTCGATTATAATCATCCTCGCGTAACCAGGCATAAGCATTTTGATTAAAAGGTTTGGCAAAATAATTAGAATTAAGATAAGCATTTGTTGCAAAACCTACAATTTCAAAATCATAATTATAAATATTAATAAGACTTCCAATCCGATAACCATGACTAGCAGCATATGTTGGATTGATAATAACTGGTAAAATATCATCTGTAGATTGATAATTAATAAATTGATCATAACTTCCACTAATCATAATTGGGTTTGTTCAAAAATCTTCATTTACACTTTGCAAATAAAAATATTGGGTGCGGAAAATATCATAAATATCCATTGTTTGAGAAATTAAGGCTTTCTGTGATACTGAACCAAATATAATACTTGTTAATAATTTAATTTCTAATTGATTAATCCGTGCTTGATTATTTCCAAATTTGTAATATTTACTTTGATAATAAGCATCATTTTGTAATTGAGCATTATCCGGGGAACTCACAAATGGAATTAAACCACTAGGGTCAATTAAATAACTACGTAATTCTGCAAATTCTTTTGCTGATAAGAAATACGAATTATTGGCTAAAAATAACGGATCAAATTTTAAAGTAACTTCGCCATTATCTTCTAATTGGTCTTTAAAATATTGGTTTTGGCTTTTTGAACCAA
The Spiroplasma chrysopicola DF-1 genome window above contains:
- a CDS encoding ABC transporter permease, whose product is MVSLVLLKNFWKSFLKNSLQVLGLFLMLGAVITLFCGMQLSHDLTSTQLKIMGKDLFATNTSFEITHPLEIVNSDTNLSYSLTNINYINNDGTLNSKKAHTANFKLTPVEGTKYYQVTFDSHLDNTNNWIGSKSQNQYFKDQLEDNGEVTLKFDPLFLANNSYFLSAKEFAELRSYLIDPSGLIPFVSSPDNAQLQNDAYYQSKYYKFGNNQARINQLEIKLLTSIIFGSVSQKALISQTMDIYDIFRTQYFYLQSVNEDFWTNPIMISGSYDQFINYQSTDDILPVIINPTYAASHGYRIGSLINIYNYDFEIVGFATNAYLNSNYFAKPFNQNAYAWLREDDYNRIKSSMSSENDKFITNDSYNFYGAVYSLQDELNPGFLKDQNSWYDLANLFNNAKFNNWEKPWSPLDEIANFIKAKETMTWSLISAISILLVVSCFIMISMIINKLLATNRTIIGNLKAQGYSTITITTNLVTCFFFLALIITSLSLLSSWIFSFILNITYKNFLEFTAYLSVPTHWTILTIIVFPILAICLYATIFILISIRVPALKLMMTNIKKPKIPKNTFWAHFFTKLSFQKKITLKFATTAKWKLLLTIIATSISGAMLFSAFTTILNFGQVSYNLKNNLNWHYAYNYDNSYETKSPPYDFLVYENFDEIKDPNVAGKKILNPNEEVFTKELVLEKVITPQQTVCGPTLGEPSKITSLKYLWFYAKTYDWYAKNCQNTKYYEEITNLIDNSIYGYIIDQVSQENGIITIGYEPIIYGPEYQELFVNNYSINGYEALNIGDLYGFLDSYQKANRNSADDLAIKNFYNNFSQPYNLKYLHASSLEFYNYRDDNILFKPNLSTDLSMEWFFNGIDSFDEGSNSLLEYAKKGMFSPKVNTAIRNVAAMKELIHSKKWFHESDPNWDQNNYPVKVYPIIINKGINFISNFNIGDIINQSFEAEGASFYIVVDNFWNGPKNNVLVNWYINSHLTQKDLRTLYSTGKTNSLFNYLGIYEKNGNYEISKDPSYDGAIVYQGAMNLDKTMSSTLNLQALLFIIYILILIATILACIFQIFIITNIIIKDNLKVLNTFKALGYSDWWVFNRLFMIYLPIILISWVIAIPIGIWGINMVRFQIIWNMIAYVSNDIIWVDYLISFLGLWLMFIIAFLINKKFMSKRYPLTRVLN